AATATGCTCACGGAATTCCTGGAACTTTAAAAAATGCTCTCGATTGGATTGTCAGCAGCGGGGATCTTGACGGTGTGCCCGTGGGCTTGATCAACGCTTCACCGTCTCCGACGGGACCGACTTATGCGCAAGAAGCTTTGAAAGAAGTTTTAAATGTGCTTTCTGGAAAGCATGTCATTGAAGACGCCATCGTCAGCGTTTCTGCGGTAAGAACAAAGTTGGATGAAAAAGGAAAGATAACGGATGCCTCTTTAAGAGAGGCCCTAAAGTCTGGGGTGAACGCGTTGGTTAAGGCCACCGCTGAAAAAGGCATCCGTTAGGTAAAAGGCGGGATCTACTTCACGTACTGAATAATTGCGTCTTCAGCGAAGCGGACTTTTTTGAGATTTTGGAAAGAATCTTCAGGATGTCGATATCCCAAAGCGACTGTAGCAACGGTTTTGTAACCCGAACCCTCAAGATCCAGAATTTTGTCGTACGCCGAAGGATCTAAACCTTCCATCGGAGTCGCATCGATTTTCAACAATGCAGCGGTTTGCAACAGGAACCCCATAGCAATATAAGCTTGGCGTTGCGACCACACGCGGATTTTCTCCTCAGGAGCTTTCGCCAGATTTTCAATCATCATGTTCTTATAGCCGTCCAAAGACTCGGCCGGAACATTACGAACTTCGACGATGCGATCGACATACTTTTGAATGAATGGTGGATCAATCTCAGGTTTGTACAAGAAAACTACATAGTGGCTTGCGTCCGTCACTTGGGTTTGATTCCAAGATGCGGCTTTTAATTTTTCGCGGATCTCAGGATTTTCAATCACGAGAAACTTCCAAGGTTGCACGCCGTACGAGGAGGGGGAAAGCTGCAACGATTGTTTTAGAAGGTTCCAGTCATTGTCTGAGATCTTTTTTGTCGCGTCATAGCGTTTTGTGGCGTATCGCCATTCTAGGGCTTCTTTAATGTTCGCATGATTCATATTCATCACTCCAGTGCATTTGAGTCTTAATGTAACAGACACAAGCACAATATAGGCGGCTTTAAATCTAAATGCAACAGTAAAACGCACATTTAAAGTGAGGCCTCCTTATAATCGCTAATAAAGAGACCTTAGGTCCTTAAGATTGTTTATTTTTGAGGCTTAGGGTATGCTCAAAGCATGGTTGATCAAAGATTCTCTGTCTCAGTTCATATCATGACGGCGCTGGCTTTTCACAAGGGCGAGCTGATGACGTCAGAACAGCTTGCGGATAGCATTCGCACGAATCCAACAGTGATTCGCCGTTTGGTTGCAAAGTTGGTTGAGGCGGGACTTCTTGAGTCCTTCAAAGGAAAAGCCGGTGGAGTGCGCCTTTCAAAAGCCGCTAAAGAAATTTCTCTTAAAGATATTTACACCGCGGTCTGTGATAAGAAGTTGATTGCGACTCCGGATAAAGAACCTGCGAAGCAGTGTTTAGTGAGTTGCAATATGGGAAAACTTCTTGATGAAGTCGTCAATGGTATTGAAATCAACTCTATGAATTATCTTTCTAACATTCGTCTTTCCGAACTCACTTCCAAGATTAAATAAAGACTGTCAGCGAGGCCCGTGTGATTCCTCAATTTCTTCCTGAACTGATTACTTCCGAAAGAATCACGTTAAGGAAGCACAGTCTTGATTTAGCCGAAATCATGTTTCGTTATGTTGATGAGGATCGCGAGCGTCTTGGTAAATTTTTGCCATGGGTTGCTTGGACTAAAGGCATTCATGATGAACGCGACTATATTGAGATGACCCATCGTCAATGGAAAGACTATAAAATGTTCGACTATGGAGTTTTCCTTAACGATGGAAATACTTACGTTGGCAATGTCGGCGTTCACACAATTGCCTGGGATCACAACCGTTGTGAAATTGGTTACTGGATCTTAGGAAAATTCGAAGGCAAAGGTCTTATTAGCGAAGCGGTTCAAGCTTTGGAGAAAACACTTTTTAATGTCGGCTTTTATCGCATCGAAATTCGCTGCTCAGGAATGAACGCAAAGTCAGGAGCCGTAGCGGAAAGATGCGGCTACACTTTGGAGGGCCGTCTTCGTAAACACAGTATTGAAAACGGTCAGCGCCGCGATACTTTAATCTACGCGAAACTCCGCAATGGATAAACGCATTTCAGAACTTCACGAAAAAGCCTGTGAAAGAGGAGAGGATACGTACATTGATCCCGACACAGGCTATATGGTGTTCACGGAATTATTTCATAAGCGCCGAGGTCATTGTTGTCAGTCGGGCTGCCGTCATTGTCCTTACGGCATCAATAAAAAATCCAACGACGAAGATTCTCAAAACTAAAAAGTGTTTCAACTAGAAACGTTGCTTGGGATTGCTTCTTGCATTCATAAATCTCATACACCCGAAATCAAAACAGGGAGATCTTGAGTGAAAAACAAGTTAGCACTTGCAGACTGCAAAGACGTTCTTTTAAAACTGTCTCTAATTGCAACTATGTTTCTGTCGCCAGAAATCTCTCTAGCTCGCAAGGCGAACGCAGTCGGCGGCTTTTACACTGTCTATCGCTATGATGTGGCAGCAAAGGGCTCGTGCGTTCCGGATCACGATTCAACTCCGAAAGAAATTCTTCGCCGCAACGGAATTAAATATTCCGGCAATCCTTCAGAGCAGGAAGTGGCCGCTCTCGCAAAAGGCATTGCTCAAGTAGAAAATCTTTTAGGTGATCCATTGCCGATTCCGTGGCGCCAAAATTATAATTTTATTACGGCGACTGGAAAATGGAATCAAGGCGCGACATCTATCAATGTCCGTCGTCCTAAAGGCTCACCCAAGGGCACCAATGTCGGACGTATGATGCACGAGTTGGGACATAAAGTTGGAAACTCAGGCGTGTATCAAAAATATCAAAGCTTCACGGGGCGCACGCGCTGCCGCATCACCGGTTATGCTGCTTCAAAATTCAACGAAGAGTTCGCGGAAGTTTTTGAGGCTTACGTCGTCTATCCGGATCTTTTAGAACAAAAATGTCCTAAAGCTTTTGAGTTCATGTCTAAAAAATTATTTCCAAATACGAACCATAAAATCTCAAGTTGCGACAGAAATTCGGATGATCAGAACCCCGAAACGCCTTCGGTTGTTCCGCTCCCAATCCCTCGTCCATCGGATTTAGGAAGTGTGGCTGAAGTAGAGACAGATGAAGATGCCGTTATCACACCTGATAATGGAGACGATGAAGACGACGATGACGACGTTGTTGAAGCGGCTCCGTCGCCTGAAGAAAAATCTTCGCATGTAGCACAAGTACCAATCCCAACGCCACGCCCGTCTCGGGGAGCGAAATAGAAATTTTTGAGATACTTTGACCATTTCTTAATTTAGTGAAAAAAGTGTTGTCAGATTTCTTTGAAATAGACCGCGCAACAGAGGTGCCTGTCCAGGACTTTGGCACTTTTCTTTAAAGAAAAACACAAGATTCTGTTTTTGAGGCACCATGCTTCCCGCAAGCCCTGCTATCCTTGTTGCAGGTGGGGTGCGACTGTTATGTCTTTTAATTATAACAAGAATAAGGAACATCATTCGCAAGATAGTTTTTGGACGTCCTATTCGGATTTGTTTTTAGGCTTGAGTACGATTTTTCTTTTATTGTATGTGACAGCCAGTCTTCGAACAGGAACAGAAGGATTGCGAAATCAAATTGAGAACCAAAAGCTTTCCATGAAAGTGGAAGAGTTGGAGCATCAATTGAAAATGTATGAATCAGTCAAGAATGACTATATCGAAAACCAAGCCACGAAGGACGAGGCCCAAGAGTATCAGGAGCTTATGGATAAGCTCACTCTCTTGCAAGAAGATGCGAAGAGCGAAAAAGACCGTTTAGTGCAAGAAGCACTTGAAAACGAAAAAAAAGTCAAAGCTCTTAATAAATACCAACAAATGGTTCGCAACGTTTTAAATTCTAATAAAATGGCGAAGGCGAAAATCATCAACCGTGATGATTTGATCAAAGAACAAGATGTCGAGATCGAAGGCCAGGAACAAACTATCACTGAGTTGAACCAGGATATTCAATCGAAAAAACAACTCATCGCTCAGGGCGAAAACAAAATCAAGGAAACGCAGGCAGCATTGCAAAAGCGTGTGAACGAACTTCGTTACGCTTATAAAATGAATAAACTTTCAAAAAACCTGTTTGAGCAGAAGATGGCTCAAGCTCGTGCTGAGAACCATCAAAAGGTTCAGCAGCTTGCAAATGTGAATGCGCAATATCAAGCACAATTACAGCAAGCCAGTGCGCAGTTGGGACAAGTTCAGGGAGAGCTTTCAAAAACTCAAGGCATGCTGACAGAAAAAGAGCAGGAAGCAAAATATCTCGCGGGAACTCTTTCAAAAACGAAAGCCGAGTCGCAAGCTAAGATGGCTGCGATGTCACAGGGATTCGCCGCAGAGAAAGCAGGGATGCAGGCAGGCTTTGCTGCGGAAAAAGCGGGTTTGCAACAAGGTTTAGCCGCCGAAAAAGCAGCGGCGGCCCAGAAGCTGGCAGCAGCTCATGCGGGCCTGATGGCGGAGCGCCAAGCGGGCGCACAAAAAGTGGCAGCCTTACAAGGGCAGTTGAGCGATACACAAGGACAGCTTGCCAAAGCGAAAGCTGAAATCGAAGCGCGAAAAATGGTGGCCGGAGAAATCCAACGCGGTTTTGCTAAGGCCGGTGTCAAAGCTGATATCGATTTACAAACAGGTGACGTGGTTTTGGATTTCGGCCAGGCTTACTTTGACAGCGACTCCGATCGTTTAAAAAAGGAAATGAAAGGCGTGCTTGAAAAAGCGATGCCGATTTATTCCAAATCGCTGTTTGGAAACCCTAGAGTGTCTGACAAAATTTCTGCGGTGGAGATCATTGGTTTTGCTTCTCCAACATACCAAGGTCGTTTTATCGATCCACAAAGTTCTAAGGCCGAAGATAAAGTGGCCCTCAAGTACAATATGGATCTGAGCTACCGTCGCGCGAACTCTATTTTCACTTATATGCTGGATCAACAAAACGTTCAGTTTGATCACCAAAAAGAGCTTCTTTCTTTGATGAAAGTCTCAGGCCGAAGTTTCTTGGAAGTGATGAAAGTACAGAACCGCAATATCGCTTCTGCGGCGGAGTTCTGTAAGCAAAATGATTGTAAGAAAGCTCAAAGAGTTATCATTCGTTTCAGCATGGATACTAAAAAGTAATAGGGGTGGGTTGTGACTACAAAGGCATTGGCAGAATATTTTATAATAATGCTCCCATACTGCATGGCGGGCGTGTTTTTAGTGGGGCTGTTCTTCAGAAGCATTATTTATTACACCGTTCGTCGCCACGAATGGTTTGCACGGGAATTTGAAAAACGTGTAAATCAGTATATGGAGGGCGAGGTTCCCGGAAAATCGGAGAACGTGTCTTTCTATGTCTTATCAAAAAAAATCCTGGAAAGAACTTATTACGAGGTTTTTGAAATCCGCGACCGTATGAAACGCAGAAAGCCGGATTCAATAATGTCCACTAGTGACCGCGTCTTCTTGGTGCGCCAGGGGTGTGCGTGGTTGGTGAAAGACATTTTAAAACAGTTGAAATTTTTAAAATGGAACGAAGGAAATCCAAAACTTCTCAACATCACAAAAGCAACTTTGCAACATAATCCTTGTTTCAACCGTGTGTTTGGCGTTTTGCCGATGGTGGGAATCAATGATTTGATTTCAATCTTGCCAGGTCTTTTCGTCGTGGCTGGTATCTTGGGAACTTTCATCGGGATCGCCGGTGGTTTGCAGGAACTAGGAACAATGAATCTGCAAGATCTTGAGAATACCAAAAACATCATGGACCGTTTCCTTCATGAAATCTCTTTTGCGATGAAGACATCTATCGTCGGTATTATCTTCTCGTTGCTTTCGCACGTGACGAATACGATCTTATCTCCTGAAAGATCTTATGTGTCGATGGTCGATCGTTTTGAAAGTGCATTAGACCTTCTTTGGTATCGCAGCGATAACAATAATTTCCCTGCCCATGAAAGACCTTTTGATGAACATCGTGATGCCGTAGAAGCGTTGGCAGAGGATGCTCTGAATAAAGAAATTGGGAAGGCGCCCGTGGCCCGAGGAGCTTAGTTTTGAATACGTTCACAGTCACTATCCACAGGAAGGATCAGGTGCTCAGCCGTGAGGTGAATAAAGATTCATTCACCGTCGGCCGATCTATCGACTGTGACATTTCGTTAAATGACAACCATGTCAGCCGCGTTCACCTTGTTGTAAGCCGCCGTTGGAACCAAATTTGGATTGAAGATAAAAATTCTTCCAACGGCACCTTTGTTAACGGCACCAAAATCGTACAGGGAACTCCGGTCAACGTTGTTTCCACTGATAAAATTCAATTGGGCCGCTCCGAATACATTATTGTGATTGATCTTAAAACAGAAGAAGTCGCAGAGCCCGTTCCGGAACCGGAAGCGGCATCTGCTGAGGAGCCCGTTTTAGAAGACACGGTGGCAATGCCTCCGCCAAGCAATGCGCCTTTTCAGGCCGAAAAAGCTTTGCATGACGCAAAAAGAAAAGCCGCGCAAATTATTTTAGAGGGGGAGACCCAAGCCGAAAAACGCGTGCAGGCGATTTATCAAAAAGCCCGCGAAGCTCAGGCGCAAGCTGAATATTTTTATCAAACTCGCATGACGGAAGCTCATAAAGAGGCCGATGCGATTTTAGCGGATTACCAACAACAAGGCCGCAATCTTTTGCAAGATGCGCGCAACATGGCCCAAGAACTGCGTGAAGAAGTCGACATGTATGTTCAAGGCCTGAAAGAAAAAGCCAAACGCGACACCGAAGATATTATTTCTGAGGCGACCTTAGCGGCAGAAAAGATGAAAACGGAAGCTTTGGAACAGGGTCGTCAAGCCGCACAAAATGAAACCGATGGAATGTTGCGTGGAGCTCGTGAAGAGGCCTCGCGCATCCTGGAATTTGCACAGTTACAAACCCAAGAAACTCAAGAAAAATTAAAATCCGAAAAAGAAGCTCTTGAAAAAGTGAGCGGTGAACTTGCAACAACTCGCGAGATGTTGGCGACTTCAATCAATTCATTGGAAGAAACAAAGGCCATTGAGTTAGAGTTGCAGTTAAAAATTCAGTACGAAGAAACACGAATCAAGACTCTTTTAGAGGATGAGGCCACTCGTTTAAAAGCGCTCTATGAAAAAGAAGATACCCGTATTAAAGAACGCCTTACTGAAGAAGAAACCCGTGTCAAAGAGCACCGTGGTCAGTTGCAAACTTTAACTCAGCAAAATAAAACCCTTGAGGACGCAGTTCGTTCTTTACAAGAAAAACAAGCCGCTCTCAGCATGGATGTTCGCGACATTGAGGCCAAAAAAACGCATCTCTTTAAAGAATACGAAGCCCAGAAGATTTTTCTGAATGAAAAGTTAGAAAAAGAAAAATCCGCCATGGTAAAAACCGAAGAAGAGCGTTTGGAAGAAATGCGTCTGGAAATGTCCAAGCGTTTACAAAAAATGGAGCGGGATCTTTTAGATGACGTCATTCGTAAAAAAGAAAACCTAATTAAGGAAATCCACGCCGCCGTTGAAAAAGAGATCGTGCTTTTGATGGAGCCAACTCAATGGCGCAATATTTCCGCGTCCGTCGAGGAACATATTAAGGAAGCTGTCGAGGGCCGGGTTGCCTCATTGTCGCAGTCTTCAGTGACATCTGCAAAACCTGTCGACTTCATGAAAAAGCGCAAGAGCGAAAAACTGCGTTGGGCTTCCATGGGCCTTGCTATGGGAGCACTGGCATATTTCGTCAGCCAAGTGGTTGTTGAGAAAGTGTCCGGCGATCAGGCTCCGATGCAAACTCTAGTGCAGAACGAAGCCAAGAAGCGACAAGAAGAACTCGAGAAACGCCGTTTTAATCCCGCTCAAGCCGAAGAGCTTAAAGACAGCTATACGGATGCGGTCATTTACACGAGAAACTTCCCGGATATCTACACGGATCAACAGTTCCAGCAGAAACTTTATAAGTCCGCATCCCAATATCTGTTGAAGACCTGGAGAGTGGATGAGGACAAATCGATCCAAGTACTTTCTACTGCGACAGCTCTGGTGAAAGAGCTGACCGAAAAAAAAGGAAAGATTCATCCTGATTTTATTAAAGAAGGCATTGAAAAAATGCGCGGCCTTGAAACAGAAACGCTCGCCCGAATGAAGGATATTTTAGGTTCCGAAGTTCGTGTAGAGTCGTTCCGCCGATTCGAACGTAATTTCTATAGAGAAGAAGTGCAGCGCAGAAGAATGGCGCAGCACTAAAATTTGTAAAGCAATCACGATTCCAGATTTTTCTTAATATAAGGTACTTCCACAATGGCGCGGCAACCATACTTAGCCATCATAGCAACTGTAATGCGGCGAATGCCTTCAATGTTTCGTCCTTGTTTCCCTAAGAGCTGCCCGTAATCTTCGGGATGACAATCCACTTTGAAAACGGTGGTCTTTGTCCCCACTTCATAAGTCACAGTCACTTTTTCTGAATGATTGAGCATTGTTGTCAGCACGTTCTGTATGATCTCTTTCACTTCATCACGGAATGCTTTTCTTAATCCATCTACTTTAAGCACGTGTGTTGAATTCATTTTTGATTTATCCTTTATCCTAATTGTCAGCAAATTTGAGTTTTACTTTTTTTGTGCCTGTTGATTCGGGAGAATCTGGAAAAAACAAAGTCTAGTTTTGTTTTCTTGTTTACTCACTACGCATCCGTGTTTTCTAACAAAATGTCCCCGACTTATTTACGGTAAAAGAACACCACTGGTAGAATTATACCGTACATATAAACTTATTTAGGTGGCATCAATCGAAACAAAATATGACAAGCTGATGAAACGAATCGCGGAGAATATTAAAAAAATCCGCAAATCCAAGGGTTTGTCTCAGCGAAATATGGAAGACTACGGCTTTGATTTGCGAAATTATCAAAGACTCGAGGCGGGAAGCCATTCCCCCAGCCTTTACACTCTTCATAAATTATCTATCGCCTTTCGTGTAGAGATCTCCGAGTTTCTCAAATAGTTTTCTTTTTCGAAAAAATTCGAATAATATTATTCCTCACCTATTAAGATTTTCAAATCCCTGCCGATAACATTTTCGTGTTTACGGTATAAGTACACCACTACGGTTATTTCCACCGTCTTCCAAATAAAAACAAAAAAATACAGGGGATTTAGGGATGTTTTCAAAGCTCAGTCTGAAGGCTAAGATGTTGTCGGCGTTTGTTGGGATTTCGATGTTACTACTGGTTGTAGGCGGTATCGGGTGGTGGTCCAACAAAACCGTTTCATCTATTTATTCAAGTATCACGGCGCAGAATTTACCGAATATTCAAAACATTGGTCGTCTTCGCTATCGCGCGCAGGAGGTGAACCGCACAATGCTTCGGGCTTTTATGGCGAAAGATCCCAATGAGATTGCTTATTACACAAAAGAGTTTAACGAATCGCTTAAGATCTATGAAGACTTCACAAAAAAATACTTGGAAGTCGAATTCTTTCCAGGTGAAGAAGCGCTTTTCAAAAAGGCCGATGATTCATGGAAAAAATACGTGGCTTCTGCTCAAGAAG
This region of Bdellovibrio sp. BCCA genomic DNA includes:
- a CDS encoding NADPH-dependent FMN reductase, with amino-acid sequence MRILAISGSLRAQSTNTFLLKATTELVPLDVEIVFYEGLASLPHFNPDLDSETPPDTVQNFRNELKKSHALLVCSPEYAHGIPGTLKNALDWIVSSGDLDGVPVGLINASPSPTGPTYAQEALKEVLNVLSGKHVIEDAIVSVSAVRTKLDEKGKITDASLREALKSGVNALVKATAEKGIR
- a CDS encoding NAD(P)H-dependent oxidoreductase, giving the protein MNHANIKEALEWRYATKRYDATKKISDNDWNLLKQSLQLSPSSYGVQPWKFLVIENPEIREKLKAASWNQTQVTDASHYVVFLYKPEIDPPFIQKYVDRIVEVRNVPAESLDGYKNMMIENLAKAPEEKIRVWSQRQAYIAMGFLLQTAALLKIDATPMEGLDPSAYDKILDLEGSGYKTVATVALGYRHPEDSFQNLKKVRFAEDAIIQYVK
- a CDS encoding GNAT family N-acetyltransferase, producing the protein MIPQFLPELITSERITLRKHSLDLAEIMFRYVDEDRERLGKFLPWVAWTKGIHDERDYIEMTHRQWKDYKMFDYGVFLNDGNTYVGNVGVHTIAWDHNRCEIGYWILGKFEGKGLISEAVQALEKTLFNVGFYRIEIRCSGMNAKSGAVAERCGYTLEGRLRKHSIENGQRRDTLIYAKLRNG
- a CDS encoding KH domain-containing protein, which encodes MNSTHVLKVDGLRKAFRDEVKEIIQNVLTTMLNHSEKVTVTYEVGTKTTVFKVDCHPEDYGQLLGKQGRNIEGIRRITVAMMAKYGCRAIVEVPYIKKNLES
- a CDS encoding RrF2 family transcriptional regulator gives rise to the protein MVDQRFSVSVHIMTALAFHKGELMTSEQLADSIRTNPTVIRRLVAKLVEAGLLESFKGKAGGVRLSKAAKEISLKDIYTAVCDKKLIATPDKEPAKQCLVSCNMGKLLDEVVNGIEINSMNYLSNIRLSELTSKIK
- a CDS encoding FHA domain-containing protein, with translation MNTFTVTIHRKDQVLSREVNKDSFTVGRSIDCDISLNDNHVSRVHLVVSRRWNQIWIEDKNSSNGTFVNGTKIVQGTPVNVVSTDKIQLGRSEYIIVIDLKTEEVAEPVPEPEAASAEEPVLEDTVAMPPPSNAPFQAEKALHDAKRKAAQIILEGETQAEKRVQAIYQKAREAQAQAEYFYQTRMTEAHKEADAILADYQQQGRNLLQDARNMAQELREEVDMYVQGLKEKAKRDTEDIISEATLAAEKMKTEALEQGRQAAQNETDGMLRGAREEASRILEFAQLQTQETQEKLKSEKEALEKVSGELATTREMLATSINSLEETKAIELELQLKIQYEETRIKTLLEDEATRLKALYEKEDTRIKERLTEEETRVKEHRGQLQTLTQQNKTLEDAVRSLQEKQAALSMDVRDIEAKKTHLFKEYEAQKIFLNEKLEKEKSAMVKTEEERLEEMRLEMSKRLQKMERDLLDDVIRKKENLIKEIHAAVEKEIVLLMEPTQWRNISASVEEHIKEAVEGRVASLSQSSVTSAKPVDFMKKRKSEKLRWASMGLAMGALAYFVSQVVVEKVSGDQAPMQTLVQNEAKKRQEELEKRRFNPAQAEELKDSYTDAVIYTRNFPDIYTDQQFQQKLYKSASQYLLKTWRVDEDKSIQVLSTATALVKELTEKKGKIHPDFIKEGIEKMRGLETETLARMKDILGSEVRVESFRRFERNFYREEVQRRRMAQH
- a CDS encoding microtubule-binding protein, with amino-acid sequence MSFNYNKNKEHHSQDSFWTSYSDLFLGLSTIFLLLYVTASLRTGTEGLRNQIENQKLSMKVEELEHQLKMYESVKNDYIENQATKDEAQEYQELMDKLTLLQEDAKSEKDRLVQEALENEKKVKALNKYQQMVRNVLNSNKMAKAKIINRDDLIKEQDVEIEGQEQTITELNQDIQSKKQLIAQGENKIKETQAALQKRVNELRYAYKMNKLSKNLFEQKMAQARAENHQKVQQLANVNAQYQAQLQQASAQLGQVQGELSKTQGMLTEKEQEAKYLAGTLSKTKAESQAKMAAMSQGFAAEKAGMQAGFAAEKAGLQQGLAAEKAAAAQKLAAAHAGLMAERQAGAQKVAALQGQLSDTQGQLAKAKAEIEARKMVAGEIQRGFAKAGVKADIDLQTGDVVLDFGQAYFDSDSDRLKKEMKGVLEKAMPIYSKSLFGNPRVSDKISAVEIIGFASPTYQGRFIDPQSSKAEDKVALKYNMDLSYRRANSIFTYMLDQQNVQFDHQKELLSLMKVSGRSFLEVMKVQNRNIASAAEFCKQNDCKKAQRVIIRFSMDTKK
- a CDS encoding DUF5522 domain-containing protein — translated: MDKRISELHEKACERGEDTYIDPDTGYMVFTELFHKRRGHCCQSGCRHCPYGINKKSNDEDSQN
- a CDS encoding helix-turn-helix domain-containing protein, with the translated sequence MASIETKYDKLMKRIAENIKKIRKSKGLSQRNMEDYGFDLRNYQRLEAGSHSPSLYTLHKLSIAFRVEISEFLK